A single window of Plasmodium malariae genome assembly, chromosome: 8 DNA harbors:
- the PmUG01_08057600 gene encoding STP1 protein has product MENSFNSYPVVQGFTAINLYLQQEFKQVGANIISQVSSLKSENKKEKFREKCKNLADYLINSKDPYRHYQEYIWKGALRTWYSKYFTGITQHGGCFMIFNNEEKELLELFYDADDFCEKKEEYMEILNNYKTNNSNIYNFNGDANCINKFTEYNVWIKGREDHFNNKKSLLRSKCENKISLSQYPTNNCDIMNSQTFKTISKFIYSDMNIPEEKVKVPEKPQRDNKDPENSIPQNEILSPVENSPSVQHSPIEISPQQGASGHTVNQDKTKENVVEASSEFESSEQTTDSNSLHTQQEDSILPSSIPKDSGAFSNPEIISPSTDSLSFTSLSLAPSTHPTSADKVVKKPNNCISSILISILTIVLFSFFIKFLLMMMFKKKRKIKRKQIKFLKLLVPSFSNKKNKLVKDKHLGYSIDEDEEIIKKIKINELTNNVNLSKRKKDRSKTIIEVHMEVLEKCINEDWENNKEEFLEICIDALVQKDYRTCANLTDDHLITENIENTNDIKSLNTLWNKWIEKYRNASEILKKEHWFHNLKNEWKQELAYIHEMEEIKKKSGEKPKVPFFEIEKYLWKQWISKNGTIIEQYLEQDWFKGLAEQLQNMSEECENEDNKNYLSPLNIEEFQQKGNYEELYKYIKKKLLTNLCVLALMTVLEECKKEVYFENRESFLDISINEWKTKKYSGNKQEITENTIEYVNSDKENKRNKEFHTHIGKDSFRNEIEVWIGEDDLYASSIVNDGTVEESIDIAEKHIS; this is encoded by the exons ATGGAAAATAGTTTTAACTCg TACCCAGTTGTTCAGGGTTTTACAGcaataaatttgtatttacaACAAGAATTTAAACAAGTTGGTGCTAATATTATATCTCAAGTCTCTTCtttaaaaagtgaaaataaaaaagaaaaatttagagAAAAATGCAAGAATCTGGCtgattatttaattaattcgaAAGATCCATATAGGCATTATCAAGAATATATTTGGAAAGGAGCATTAAGAACATGGTATAGTAAGTACTTTACAGGGATAACACAACATGGTGGATGTTTTATGATCTTTAacaatgaagaaaaagaactTTTAGAATTATTCTATGATGCAGATGATTTCtgcgaaaaaaaagaagaatatatggaaatactaaataattataaaacaaataatagtaatatatataatttcaatGGTGATGCgaattgtataaataaatttacggAATATAATGTGTGGATTAAAGGCAGGGAGgatcattttaataataagaagAGTCTCTTACGTTCCAAATGCGAAAACAAAATATCTTTATCCCAATATCCAACAAACAATTGTGACATAATGAATTCTCAAACATTTAAAACAATTAgtaaattcatatattctgATATGAATATACCTGAAGAAAAAGTTAAAGTTCCAGAAAAACCACAAAGAGATAATAAAGATCCAGAAAACTCTATACCtcaaaatgaaattttatcACCAGTGGAAAATTCTCCAAGTGTGCAACATTCACCTATAGAGATATCCCCTCAACAAGGAGCATCTGGACATACAGTTAACCAAGATAAAACGAAAGAAAATGTAGTAGAAGCATCTTCAGAATTTGAATCATCAGAGCAAACTACAGATTCTAATTCTCTCCATACACAACAAGAAGACTCAATATTACCATCGTCAATTCCTAAAGATTCTGGAGCATTTTCTAATCCTGAAATTATTTCTCCATCTACTGATTCATTAAGTTTTACCTCACTTTCTCTAGCTCCTTCGACGCATCCTACATCTGCAG ATAAAGTGGTAAAGAAACCTAACAATTGCATATCATCTATTTTAATAAGTATTCTTACTAtcgttttattttctttttttattaaa tTCTTATTAATGAtgatgtttaaaaaaaaaagaaagataaaaagaaaacaaataaaattccTGAAATTGCTAGTACCTTCATTTtctaacaaaaaaaataagcttGTAAAAGATAAGCATTTAGGATACTCAATAGATGAAGATGaagaaatcataaaaaaaataaaaataaatgaacttaCAAATAATGTAAACCTGTCAAAGCGAAAAAAAGACAGATCAAAAACCATAATAGAAGTACATATGGAAGTACtagaaaaatgtataaatgaaGATTGGGAAAACAACAAAGAAGAATTCTTAGAAATATGTATAGATGCGTTAGTACAAAAGGATTATAGAACCTGTGCTAATTTAACGGATGATCATCTAATAACagaaaatattgaaaataccAACGATATAAAAAGCCTCAATACTCTATGGAATAAATGgatagaaaaatatagaaatgcttctgaaatattgaaaaaagagCATTGGTTTCATAATTTGAAGAATGAATGGAAGCAAGAACTAGCTTATATACATGAAatggaagaaataaaaaagaaatctgGAGAAAAACCCAAAGTtccattttttgaaatagaaaaatatctATGGAAACAGTGGATATCAAAAAATGGTACTATTATAGAACAGTATTTGGAACAGGATTGGTTTAAGGGATTAGCAGAGCAGTTGCAGAATATGTCAGAAGAATGTGAAAAcgaagataataaaaattatttatcaccactaaatatagaagaatttcagcaaaaaggaaattatgaagaattatataaatatataaaaaaaaaattattaacaaatttgTGTGTTCTCGCGCTTATGACGGTATTAGAAGAATGTAAAAAAGAGGTGTACTTTGAAAATAGGGAATCATTTTTGGATATATCCATAAATGAATGgaagacaaaaaaatattcaggTAACAAACAAGAAATTACAGAAAATACAATTGAATATGTCAACAgtgataaagaaaataaaagaaataaggaATTCCATACTCATAT